Genomic window (Vibrio pomeroyi):
CACGTGGGCGGCATCGCAGTTGCTGGCAAAGCCTATGATCTCTGCGTAGATCTTGGCACCGCGAGCAACAGCATGTTCATACTCTTCAAGAATAAGCGTACCGGCACCTTCACCGATAACTAAGCCATCACGCTCGTTGTCGTATGGGCTAGGGGATTTCTTGGGTGTGTCGTTTTTTAAACTGGTAGCAAAAAGGGTATCGAAAACGGCAGACTCAGTTGGGCACAGCTCTTCACCACCACCGGCAACCATCACGGTTTGGTAACCGTGCTTGATCGCTTCATAGGCGTAACCAATCGCTTGGCTTCCTGAAGTGCATGCACTGCTAGTGGGAATCACACGGCCGCGCAGACCAAAGAACAGACCTACGTTTACCGCAGCGGTGTGTGGCATCATTTGAACGTAGGTGGTTGCTGTGATTGCTCGTGTTGACTTCTCATTCAGCATCACACCGAACGCGCCAACGGCATCAGTACTGCCAGTAGAAGAACCATAAGCGATACCAGTCTCACCATTGGTCAAAATGTCGTGGCCAATCAGCCCTGCTTGCTCCAATGCATTTTCTGTCGCAACGGTGGCTAGACGCGATACACGTCCCATACCACGCACTTGCTTACGCTTGTAGTGTTTAGGCAGTTGGAAGTCATCAATAGGCGCGGCAAGTTTCGTGTTGAGCCCATCATACTGCTCAAAGCTTGGCATATACTGGGTCGCATTTTCACAGGCTTTTAGTTTTGGTTCGATGTGCTGCCAGTCGTTACCAAAGGCAGTAACGCCAGACATACCAGTTACAACAACGCGGCGGGTCATACTAAGCCTCCATTAACTGAAATC
Coding sequences:
- a CDS encoding beta-ketoacyl-ACP synthase translates to MTRRVVVTGMSGVTAFGNDWQHIEPKLKACENATQYMPSFEQYDGLNTKLAAPIDDFQLPKHYKRKQVRGMGRVSRLATVATENALEQAGLIGHDILTNGETGIAYGSSTGSTDAVGAFGVMLNEKSTRAITATTYVQMMPHTAAVNVGLFFGLRGRVIPTSSACTSGSQAIGYAYEAIKHGYQTVMVAGGGEELCPTESAVFDTLFATSLKNDTPKKSPSPYDNERDGLVIGEGAGTLILEEYEHAVARGAKIYAEIIGFASNCDAAHVTQPQMETMQICMEKALRDAQLPAEKIGYVSAHGTATEKGDIAESNATANIFGEVPISSLKSYFGHTLGACGAIEAWLSLEMMHSGWFSPTLNLENVDEQCGKLDYITGSGRELDVEYLMSNNFAFGGINTSIIFKKI